In the Malania oleifera isolate guangnan ecotype guangnan chromosome 1, ASM2987363v1, whole genome shotgun sequence genome, one interval contains:
- the LOC131167270 gene encoding LOW QUALITY PROTEIN: GDSL esterase/lipase 7-like (The sequence of the model RefSeq protein was modified relative to this genomic sequence to represent the inferred CDS: inserted 4 bases in 3 codons; deleted 1 base in 1 codon), translating to MSTFDSWLGNVNHNSQAVLMMHHASIVVANEDLKHCLHAGLFEFSVSAISRELGARKMVLVGSGPLGCIPAXLSLVSGNYSCIDRVNNLVTSVNNCLTQLSKSXSASLPGSFFIYQNIYNLFYDMATNPAKHGFAVSSKVCCSNGKYGGQLTCLPLQQPCXNRNQYMFWDSLHPTQAANAIIAKMCYSKSTAKCHPISVYQLAEL from the exons ATGTCAACATTTGATTCGTGGCTTGGAAACGTCAATCACAACTCCCAAGCAGTGTTGATGATGCACCATGCGTCGATAGTGGTGGCTAACGAAGATTTAAAGCATTGCTTACATGCAGGCCTCTTTGAGTTCAGTGTTTCCGCTATTTCCAGAGAGTTGGGAGCAAGGAAAATGGTGCTGGTTGGCTCTGGGCCACTTGGATGCATACCAG AGCTATCCTTGGTGAGTGGCAATTACAGTTGCATTGATCGGGTCAACAACTTGGTCACTTCAGTCAACAACTGCCTTACTCAACTCTCAAAATC CAGTGCCAGCCTCCCTGGATCTTTCTTCATCTATCAAAACATTTATAATCTCTTCTATGACATGGCCACAAACCCTGCCAAACAT GGGTTCGCAGTATCAAGCAAAGTCTGTTGCAGTAATGGGAAGTACGGAGGGCAGCTCACCTGCCTTCCCCTGCAGCAGCCAT GCAATAGAAACCAATACATgttttgggactctctccatccaACTCAAGCTGCCAATGCCATTATAGCAAAAATG TGCTACAGCAAGTCTACAGCCAAATGCCACCCAATCAGTGTCTACCAGCTAGCTGAACTATAG
- the LOC131167262 gene encoding F-box/kelch-repeat protein At5g15710 has translation MEVYTMEGGGESAGSGSGKLVPPQLMKSEYFREGEQLMKSGPFGEEDGCIKQVASLRGSGVRNTSPLGRVGSRNISPSRQKVIKTKPRGLDEETVSTFGKAAHPAVQMEDNIWAMLPEDLLSEILARVPPFMLFRLRSVCKRWNSILQDNSFLKFHAQVPSHGPCLLTYWKNLQTPQCSVFSLPLRTWFRIPFTFLPQWAFWLVGSSGGLVCFSGLDGPNFKTLVCNPLTQSWRTLPSMHYNQQRQLVMVVDRMDRSFKVIATSDIYGDNSLPTEVYDSKLNSWSLHQTMPAVNLCSSKMAFCDSRLYLETLSPLGLMMYQLDTGYWEHIPAKFPRSLLDGYLVAGSHKRLFLVGRIGLYSTLQSMRIWELDHAKIVWVEISRMPPKYFRALLRLSAERFECFGQDNLICFTSWNQGKGLLYDVDKKIWSWIAGCALQSYNSQVCFYEPRFDASIY, from the coding sequence ATGGAAGTTTATACGATGGAGGGAGGAGGGGAATCTGCGGGGTCTGGGTCTGGTAAACTCGTACCCCCCCAGTTGATGAAAAGTGAGTATTTTCGTGAAGGTGAGCAGTTGATGAAAAGTGGGCCTTTTGGTGAAGAGGATGGTTGCATTAAGCAGGTGGCATCTCTTAGAGGATCTGGAGTGAGGAATACAAGCCCGTTAGGGCGAGTAGGGTCAAGAAATATTAGTCCTTCTAGGCAGAAGGTGATTAAGACCAAACCACGCGGCTTAGACGAAGAAACAGTTTCTACATTTGGCAAAGCAGCTCACCCTGCTGTTCAGATGGAAGATAATATATGGGCAATGTTACCTGAAGATTTGCTTAGTGAAATTTTGGCCAGGGTTCCTCCATTTATGCTCTTTCGGCTTCGATCTGTTTGTAAACGGTGGAATTCAATTCTTCAAGATAATAGTTTTCTTAAATTTCATGCACAAGTGCCATCTCATGGGCCTTGTCTTCTCACATACTGGAAGAACTTGCAGACACCACAATGCTCAGTTTTCAGCTTGCCATTGAGAACATGGTTTAGGATCCCATTCACATTTTTGCCACAGTGGGCATTCTGGCTGGTTGGCTCTTCCGGTGGTCTAGTCTGCTTCTCTGGACTTGATGGGCCGAATTTCAAAACCTTAGTTTGTAATCCCCTCACACAGTCTTGGAGGACCTTGCCGAGTATGCATTATAATCAGCAAAGACAGTTAGTTATGGTTGTTGATCGGATGGACCGATCCTTCAAAGTCATAGCCACCAGTGATATTTATGGTGACAATTCATTGCCAACTGAAGTATATGATTCAAAGCTCAACAGTTGGTCACTTCACCAGACAATGCCTGCTGTCAATCTATGCTCCTCAAAGATGGCATTTTGCGACTCCAGGTTGTATTTGGAAACCCTTTCACCACTTGGTTTGATGATGTACCAGCTGGATACTGGATACTGGGAACACATTCCAGCTAAGTTTCCAAGGTCTTTGTTGGATGGGTATCTAGTTGCTGGCTCTCACAAGCGTTTATTTCTTGTTGGACGCATAGGCCTTTATAGTACTCTTCAAAGTATGAGAATTTGGGAATTGGATCATGCAAAGATAGTGTGGGTGGAGATAAGTAGGATGCCACCGAAATATTTTAGAGCTCTTTTGAGGTTATCAGCTGAGAGATTTGAGTGCTTTGGACAGGATAATCTGATCTGCTTTACATCTTGGAATCAAGGAAAGGGGCTTCTTTATGATGTAGATAAGAAGATTTGGTCTTGGATTGCAGGCTGTGCTCTTCAGTCGTACAATAGCCAGGTTTGTTTCTATGAGCCACGGTTTGACGCTTCCATCTATTAG
- the LOC131147257 gene encoding uncharacterized protein LOC131147257 translates to MKYGELVTDYFSRTMIIANKMRIHGDKIADVTIIEKILRSMTTKFNYVKMIRQDKEEQALQASTSKRRGQGRGKGRGKGSNDGRHSNHKSEDSDSQARGKGHDNNNNHSMPSKSK, encoded by the exons ATGAAGTATGGAGAATTGGTGACAGATTACTTCTCCAGGACGATGATAATCGCAAATAAGATGAGAATCCATGGCGACAAAATAGCAGATGTCACTATAATTGAGAAGATTCTTCGTTCGATGACAACAAAATTCAACTATGTT AAAATGATTCGGCAAGACAAGGAGGAGCAAGCGTTACAAGCCTCGACATCAAAAAGACGGGGTCAAGGACGTGGAAAAGGCAGAGGCAAAGGCAGCAATGATGGTAGGCACTCAAATCATAAATCTGAAGATTCTGACTCTCAAGCGAGAGGAAAAGGCcatgacaacaacaacaatcaTTCAATGCCTTCCAAGTCAAAGTGA